One region of Limnospira fusiformis SAG 85.79 genomic DNA includes:
- the dapA gene encoding 4-hydroxy-tetrahydrodipicolinate synthase: MVSFGRVMTAMVTPFWEDGSINYAEAERLAAHLAANGSDTLVVCGTTGESPTLTWDEEHELFKVVQQAVAGKAKVIAGTGSNSTQEAIAATQKAAKLGVDGSLQVVPYYNKPPQEGLYQHFLAIASACADLPIVLYNIPGRTGQNLQPETVARLASVPNIVAIKEASGSLDQASQIRQLTPKEFQIYSGDDSLTLPLLAVGGTGVVSVASHLVGKQIQDMIQMFEAGRVQEATEIHIKLFSLFKTLFITTNPIPIKAALKLLGWNVGLSRSPMCEPSPEVIEKVKGVLGELGLMETR, translated from the coding sequence ATGGTAAGTTTTGGCAGAGTAATGACGGCAATGGTAACGCCGTTTTGGGAAGATGGTAGCATTAACTATGCAGAAGCAGAGCGGCTGGCGGCTCACTTGGCGGCTAATGGCAGTGATACTCTGGTTGTGTGTGGAACCACTGGAGAGTCTCCGACTCTGACTTGGGATGAAGAACATGAGTTGTTTAAGGTGGTTCAGCAGGCTGTGGCGGGTAAGGCTAAGGTGATTGCTGGTACAGGGTCGAATTCTACCCAGGAGGCGATCGCCGCCACTCAGAAAGCAGCTAAACTGGGGGTAGATGGTTCTTTGCAGGTGGTTCCCTATTACAATAAGCCTCCCCAGGAGGGATTGTATCAACACTTTTTGGCGATCGCCTCAGCTTGTGCAGATTTGCCGATTGTGTTATATAATATTCCTGGGCGTACCGGACAAAATCTCCAGCCCGAAACCGTCGCACGTTTGGCATCGGTTCCTAATATTGTGGCTATTAAAGAGGCTAGTGGCAGCCTAGACCAAGCTAGTCAAATTAGGCAGTTGACACCTAAAGAGTTTCAGATATATTCTGGGGATGATTCCCTGACTTTGCCACTGTTAGCAGTGGGCGGGACTGGGGTGGTGAGCGTAGCGAGTCACCTGGTAGGGAAGCAAATTCAAGATATGATCCAGATGTTTGAAGCGGGTCGGGTGCAGGAAGCAACGGAAATTCATATCAAACTCTTCAGTTTGTTTAAAACGTTGTTTATCACTACTAATCCTATTCCGATTAAAGCGGCTCTGAAATTGTTGGGCTGGAATGTGGGTCTGAGTCGGTCTCCTATGTGTGAACCATCCCCGGAAGTGATTGAAAAAGTCAAGGGAGTTTTGGGAGAATTGGGTTTGATGGAAACTCGGTAA
- a CDS encoding ribonuclease J has product MSSNGKSYTRTRPSARSVKITKKLDNLPKNREQTPEDNSPKLKIIPLGGLHEIGKNTCVFEYEDEIIILDAGLAFPTDGMHGVNIVLPDVTYLRDNRDKIKGMIVTHGHEDHIGGIAFHLKQFDIPVIYGPRLAMALLHGKLEEAGVSDRTELRTVRPRDIVRIGKNFLVEYIRNTHSIADSFTVAINTPVGVVIHTGDFKVDHTPVDGEFFDFQRLAEYGEKGVHCLLSDSTNAEVPGFTPSEASVYPNLERIMATASGRVLVTTFASSVHRVNIILSIAQKLGRSVAVVGRSMLNVIAHSRNLGYIKCPDNLFIPLNAIRSLPDEKVLILTTGSQGEPLAAMTRIANGAHRQISIKQGDTIIFSANPIPGNTIAVVNTIDKLMMQGANVVYGRHHGIHVSGHGCQEDHKLMLALTRPKFFVPVHGEHRMLVQHSKTAQSMGIPRENMVIINNGDVVELTENSIRVGGKVPSGIEPVDSSRTGFVRDDVLKERQQLAEDGLITVAVAVSDEGKLLAIPETHLKGVVMTADQATFKQQIVKVIEATLSDRWSELSRSFGNGEGNQIDWVGVRTEIERAIARLLRRELQSNPLLVVLMQTPEESPDSTASSTTETPQPATGRRRPRTAARVAS; this is encoded by the coding sequence ATGTCAAGCAACGGCAAATCTTACACCAGAACTAGACCTTCTGCTAGGTCAGTGAAAATTACCAAAAAGTTGGATAATTTACCCAAAAACCGGGAACAAACCCCGGAAGATAACTCTCCGAAATTGAAAATAATTCCCCTGGGTGGACTCCACGAAATTGGCAAAAATACCTGTGTATTTGAGTATGAAGATGAAATCATCATCCTAGATGCTGGTTTAGCCTTCCCGACCGATGGAATGCACGGCGTAAATATAGTTTTACCAGATGTCACCTACCTGCGGGACAATCGGGATAAAATTAAGGGTATGATTGTCACCCACGGTCACGAAGACCATATCGGTGGGATTGCTTTTCACCTGAAACAGTTTGATATTCCCGTGATTTATGGTCCGAGATTAGCCATGGCTCTGCTTCATGGTAAACTAGAAGAGGCGGGGGTGAGCGATCGCACTGAATTAAGAACAGTAAGACCTCGCGATATAGTGCGTATTGGCAAAAACTTCCTGGTGGAATATATCCGCAATACTCACTCAATCGCTGATAGTTTTACCGTAGCAATTAATACCCCAGTGGGAGTAGTTATCCACACGGGAGACTTTAAGGTGGATCATACCCCCGTTGATGGCGAATTTTTCGATTTTCAGCGGTTGGCTGAATATGGGGAAAAAGGGGTTCACTGTCTGCTGAGTGATTCGACTAACGCGGAAGTGCCTGGGTTTACTCCCTCGGAGGCTTCCGTTTATCCGAATCTGGAAAGAATTATGGCGACCGCTTCTGGACGGGTGTTGGTGACGACTTTCGCTTCGTCCGTTCACCGGGTAAATATTATTCTGAGTATTGCTCAAAAATTAGGGCGCTCTGTGGCTGTGGTAGGGCGATCGATGTTAAATGTCATCGCTCATTCTCGGAATTTAGGTTATATAAAATGTCCTGATAATCTGTTTATTCCTCTCAATGCTATTCGCAGTTTACCTGACGAAAAAGTGTTGATTTTAACCACAGGTTCCCAGGGTGAACCCTTGGCGGCGATGACCAGAATTGCTAATGGCGCTCACCGACAAATTAGCATTAAACAAGGGGATACAATTATCTTTTCTGCTAACCCAATTCCCGGAAATACCATTGCGGTTGTCAATACTATTGATAAGTTGATGATGCAGGGTGCTAATGTGGTTTATGGCCGCCATCATGGTATTCATGTTTCCGGTCATGGTTGTCAGGAAGACCATAAACTGATGTTGGCGTTGACTCGTCCTAAGTTTTTTGTTCCTGTACATGGTGAACATCGGATGTTAGTACAACACAGCAAAACCGCTCAAAGCATGGGTATTCCACGGGAAAATATGGTGATTATCAATAACGGTGATGTGGTGGAGTTGACCGAAAATTCCATTCGCGTTGGTGGTAAAGTTCCTTCTGGTATTGAGCCGGTCGATTCCTCCCGCACTGGGTTTGTGCGTGATGATGTCCTGAAAGAACGCCAACAGTTGGCTGAAGATGGCTTAATTACTGTAGCGGTCGCTGTTAGTGATGAGGGGAAACTTTTGGCTATTCCTGAAACTCACCTGAAAGGGGTGGTGATGACTGCTGATCAGGCTACCTTTAAACAACAGATTGTTAAGGTGATTGAGGCGACTTTAAGCGATCGCTGGTCTGAGTTGAGCCGCTCCTTTGGTAATGGCGAAGGTAATCAAATTGATTGGGTGGGGGTACGCACCGAGATTGAAAGAGCGATCGCTCGTTTGTTGCGGCGTGAGTTACAAAGCAATCCTCTGTTAGTGGTGTTGATGCAAACTCCCGAAGAAAGTCCTGATTCTACCGCTTCTTCTACTACGGAAACTCCTCAGCCAGCTACCGGACGCAGAAGACCTCGCACAGCCGCTCGTGTCGCTTCCTAA